A region from the Serinibacter arcticus genome encodes:
- a CDS encoding DUF58 domain-containing protein, producing the protein MSGASTRARRAPTAPRRRRRVRTGHSLTTRGGWFVAVGVLTVAGAFVLRERDLIFVGVLALVLPALAWAATGLRRVSLAVEHRVVPQRLQAGEGGVVRVRLRNTYDRTTRPLDVLQPGVRLLMPGARRTVPPIAPGEWGELRIPIEARRRGSYTIGSPLLRQTDPLGLSQVRRRLPARTEVLVLPTVVPLVGLPRGLNGRGSATGTSSATAAGGDPDAGVRAYRMGDDIRSVHWRASARLEEDLVVRVAAATTLGTALLVLDHRTSAYRLGPPEDRDDGEDGLEVAVTLGASIGHHLLEQDVDLTVVDHTGHVLVQGHDVADELLGVLAAAGTRRGELHPTAPAGTDAVVAVVGPLSGAEARTLAGLRRGAAIAFVLDDAAGVRDGSECAAVLRAAGWRVVPVDVGDAATPDGGAHLAHAWRGACTLTSVAARGPAHEEGVR; encoded by the coding sequence GTGAGCGGCGCTAGCACCCGGGCCCGGCGAGCGCCGACGGCACCTCGCCGGCGCCGCCGCGTCCGCACCGGCCACTCGCTCACCACGCGCGGGGGCTGGTTCGTGGCGGTCGGCGTCCTGACCGTGGCGGGCGCGTTCGTGCTGCGCGAGCGGGACCTGATCTTCGTCGGCGTGCTCGCCCTCGTGCTGCCCGCCCTCGCCTGGGCGGCGACCGGGCTCCGCCGCGTGAGCCTCGCCGTCGAGCACCGCGTGGTGCCGCAGCGGCTGCAGGCCGGCGAGGGCGGCGTCGTGCGCGTCCGGCTGCGCAACACGTACGACCGCACCACACGGCCGCTCGACGTCCTGCAGCCCGGCGTCCGGCTCCTCATGCCTGGTGCGCGTCGCACGGTGCCGCCGATCGCTCCGGGGGAGTGGGGCGAGCTGCGGATCCCGATCGAGGCGCGGCGCCGCGGCAGCTACACGATCGGCTCGCCGCTGCTGCGCCAGACCGACCCGCTCGGCCTCTCCCAGGTGCGCCGACGGCTCCCGGCACGCACCGAGGTGCTCGTGCTGCCCACGGTCGTCCCGCTGGTCGGCCTGCCGCGCGGGCTGAACGGCCGCGGCTCGGCGACCGGCACCTCGAGCGCGACGGCGGCCGGCGGCGATCCCGACGCCGGCGTGCGCGCCTACCGCATGGGGGACGACATCCGCAGCGTGCACTGGCGCGCGTCCGCCCGGCTCGAGGAGGACCTCGTGGTCCGCGTGGCGGCGGCCACGACGCTCGGCACCGCGCTGCTCGTGCTCGACCACCGCACGTCGGCCTACCGGCTCGGCCCCCCGGAGGACCGCGACGACGGCGAGGACGGCCTCGAGGTCGCCGTCACGCTGGGCGCCTCGATCGGCCACCACCTGCTGGAGCAGGACGTCGACCTCACGGTCGTCGACCACACCGGGCACGTCCTGGTCCAGGGGCACGACGTCGCCGACGAGCTGCTCGGCGTGCTCGCCGCGGCCGGGACCAGGCGCGGCGAGCTGCACCCGACCGCGCCCGCCGGGACCGACGCGGTGGTCGCCGTCGTCGGACCGCTGAGCGGTGCCGAGGCGCGCACGCTGGCCGGGCTGCGCCGCGGGGCTGCGATCGCCTTCGTGCTCGACGACGCTGCGGGCGTGCGCGACGGCTCCGAGTGCGCGGCCGTGCTGCGCGCGGCCGGCTGGCGCGTGGTCCCCGTGGACGTCGGCGACGCCGCGACGCCCGACGGCGGCGCCCACCTCGCCCACGCGTGGCGTGGCGCGTGCACCCTCACGTCGGTCGCGGCGCGCGGTCCCGCCCACGAGGAGGGC